In Desulfuromonadales bacterium, the genomic stretch ACGAAATGGTCGCTCCAGGCCGGATCAGCAAAAAGATCGTGCGGCGCCGCGCCGCTGGGGAGAAAAGCGTTGTAGGTCTCGTCGAGGACCAGCGCGACATTGCGCTGCCGGGCCAACTCGAGGAGGCGGCGGATGGTGGCGGGGGGGATGATCGCGCCGGTCGGGTTGCTTGGGGTAACCAGCAGGATGGCGCGGGTCTTCGCCGTGATCAGACTGGCGATGGCTTCAACGTCGGGCAGGCCGCCGCAGGCCTCGGCAAAGGAGGCATAGACACAGCGGATGCCGAGAGCCTGCAAGGCCATCGGATGGTCGAAGTAGGCCGGCAACTGGAGGATGACCTCGTCTCCGGCCCGGCAGAGCACCGTCACCGCCAGCCAGAACGCCTGGCTGGCGCCGATGGTCAGGCAGATCTCCGACGGCCTGGGAGCCGCCCCGTAATGCCGGGCGTACCAGGCGCAAACCGCCGCGCGCACCTCCGGCAGCCCTTCGTCCGGGCTGTACTTCGAAGTCAGCGGATCATCGAGGAGCGGCTTGAGATGGGCAATGAGCTCCGGCGGCGGCGGATAGTCGGGAATCGCCTGACAGAGATCGACCAGCGGCCGCTCCGGCGGGAAGGTGCGGCCGGCGATCCAGGACTTCACCTCGGAGATCGGCGGAAAGTGGACCTGTTCGATGTTTGATGAGACGGAAAACTTCATTCAGGCCAAACCCTTCTTGCCACAGAGATCACAGAGAAAAAACTAAGTTGTTGTTCTGAATTTAGCCATCCGATTTACTCTGTGTTCTCTGTGCCCTCTGTGGCAAAAGCTTTTTATTCATGCCTCGCGGATGATCTCCACCAGCAGCTCCGCCACCCGCACCATGTCGTCGACCCGCACCGACTCGTCGACCGAGTGGACGTTGGTCATGCCGGTGCCGAGAATGACCGTCTCGATGCCGTGGCCGTTGAAAATGTTGGCATCCGAGCCGCCGCCGGCCGCCCGGACCTCTATGGTGCGGCCCAGGCGGGATGCGGCGGTCTCCACCAGGCGGATGACGGGAGACTGCAGGTCGACCGCCATCCGCGGGTAGTCGGACAGGACTTCGGCCTTGACCTCGGGAACGACCAGTTCACCGCCGATCTCCCTCGCCATGTCCCGCGCCGCCCCCTCGAAGCAGGCGACCATATG encodes the following:
- a CDS encoding aminotransferase, producing MKFSVSSNIEQVHFPPISEVKSWIAGRTFPPERPLVDLCQAIPDYPPPPELIAHLKPLLDDPLTSKYSPDEGLPEVRAAVCAWYARHYGAAPRPSEICLTIGASQAFWLAVTVLCRAGDEVILQLPAYFDHPMALQALGIRCVYASFAEACGGLPDVEAIASLITAKTRAILLVTPSNPTGAIIPPATIRRLLELARQRNVALVLDETYNAFLPSGAAPHDLFADPAWSDHFVHLASFGKTFAMTGYRAGALVASERFIHHALKVQDTMAVCQPRITQHAVRYGCERLDGWVAANGAMMQQRHDRFREEFQKSGNPFRLAASGAFFAWVRHPFPAESSRSIARRLATEANVLCLPGEVFGPGLEKYLRLAFGNITEAAVPEAVRRFREFQI